A stretch of Rhodoferax potami DNA encodes these proteins:
- a CDS encoding UvrD-helicase domain-containing protein, protein MHSFAAAGTTPPLLHNLNPEQLAAVTLPAEHALILAGAGSGKTRVLTTRIAWLLQNGYVSPGGILAVTFTNKAAKEMKTRLSAILPVNVSSMWIGTFHGLCNRFLRAHYKNAGLPQAFQILDTQDQLSALKRLCKQYNIDTERFPPKQLGWFIGNCKEEGLRPKDVVASDPDTRKKIEVYQLYEDQCQREGVVDFGELMLRSYELLRDNAPIREHYQRRFRHILIDEFQDTNKLQYAWIKMIAGVGQGGSDGGSVLAVGDDDQSIYAFRGARVGNMTDFVREFAVRQQIKLEQNYRSYSNILDSANALISHNSRRLGKNLRTEQGAGEPVRVYEAPSDFAEAQWMVDEMKQLIRDDVPRSEIAVLYRSNAQSRVIETGLFNAGIPYRVYGGLRFFERAEIKHALAYLRLLENPNDDTSFLRVVNFPARGIGARSIEQLQDLARATGCSLHDAVSTLTGRPGAVIAGFVAKLDVMREQTANLNLKDIIKLMLEHSGLLEHYRNEREGEDRVENLDELVNAAESFVMQEGFGREAPGMAPLVSSPEALLSQSPASQGLSGDALSTGPEVAPDEFGDTGETLSPLQAFLTHAALEAGDNMAAAGQDAIQLMTVHSSKGLEFDCVFITGMEEGLFPHENSMSDHDGLEEERRLAYVAITRARKRLYLSHSQTRMLHGQTRFNLKSRFFDELPEECLKYLTPKQQAMPAGGGIGGSFGGGSYGGGSGNSWGGGGYATNSGAARAYSTGAGSAFGSYSAPQKEVVRKEEPTGLRKGQKVFHAKFGEGTVLTLEGAGDDARAQINFPRHGTKWLALSVAKLTPLP, encoded by the coding sequence ATGCATTCTTTCGCCGCCGCTGGCACCACTCCCCCCCTGTTACACAACCTGAACCCGGAGCAGCTGGCCGCTGTGACCCTGCCCGCCGAGCACGCGCTCATTTTGGCGGGGGCCGGTTCCGGCAAAACGCGGGTGCTGACCACGCGCATTGCTTGGCTGTTGCAGAACGGCTATGTCTCACCCGGCGGCATCTTGGCGGTCACTTTTACCAACAAGGCGGCCAAGGAGATGAAGACACGTCTTTCCGCCATATTGCCAGTGAATGTGAGCAGCATGTGGATAGGCACCTTCCACGGCCTGTGTAACCGGTTTTTGCGTGCGCATTACAAAAATGCGGGCTTGCCGCAGGCCTTTCAGATTCTGGACACGCAAGATCAGCTCTCCGCCCTCAAGCGGCTGTGCAAGCAGTACAACATCGACACCGAGCGCTTTCCGCCCAAGCAGTTGGGCTGGTTTATCGGTAACTGCAAGGAAGAGGGCCTGCGCCCCAAAGATGTGGTGGCCAGCGATCCGGACACGCGCAAGAAGATTGAGGTTTACCAGCTCTACGAAGACCAGTGTCAGCGTGAAGGCGTGGTGGACTTTGGCGAGCTGATGCTGCGCAGCTACGAGCTGCTGCGCGACAACGCGCCCATCCGCGAGCACTACCAGCGACGCTTTCGCCACATCCTGATCGACGAGTTTCAGGACACTAACAAGCTGCAATACGCTTGGATCAAGATGATTGCCGGCGTAGGGCAGGGCGGCAGTGACGGTGGCTCGGTGCTGGCGGTGGGCGATGACGACCAGAGCATTTACGCCTTCCGCGGCGCGCGCGTAGGCAACATGACTGACTTTGTGCGCGAGTTCGCGGTGCGCCAGCAGATCAAGCTGGAGCAGAATTACCGCAGCTACAGCAACATTCTGGACAGCGCCAACGCGCTCATCAGCCACAACAGCCGCCGCCTGGGCAAAAACCTGCGCACCGAGCAGGGCGCCGGCGAGCCGGTGCGCGTGTACGAGGCGCCCAGCGACTTTGCTGAGGCGCAGTGGATGGTGGACGAGATGAAGCAGCTCATCCGCGACGATGTGCCTCGCTCGGAGATTGCCGTGCTCTACCGTAGCAACGCGCAAAGCCGGGTGATTGAAACCGGGCTGTTCAATGCTGGCATTCCGTATCGCGTGTATGGTGGCCTGCGCTTCTTCGAGCGGGCTGAAATCAAGCACGCGCTGGCGTACCTGCGCCTTCTGGAGAACCCCAACGACGACACCAGCTTTCTGCGGGTGGTGAACTTCCCGGCACGCGGCATCGGAGCGCGCAGCATCGAGCAATTGCAAGACTTGGCCCGCGCCACCGGCTGCTCGCTGCACGATGCAGTGAGCACACTCACTGGCCGCCCTGGCGCCGTGATTGCAGGTTTTGTGGCCAAGCTCGACGTCATGCGTGAGCAGACTGCCAACCTGAACCTCAAAGACATCATCAAGCTCATGCTGGAGCACAGCGGCCTGCTGGAGCACTACCGCAACGAGCGCGAAGGCGAAGACCGTGTCGAGAACTTGGATGAACTGGTCAACGCCGCCGAAAGCTTTGTTATGCAAGAGGGCTTCGGTCGCGAAGCCCCCGGCATGGCGCCGCTGGTCAGCAGCCCTGAGGCCTTGCTGAGCCAGAGCCCGGCCAGCCAGGGCTTGAGCGGCGATGCCCTGAGCACCGGCCCTGAAGTGGCACCCGATGAATTCGGCGACACCGGCGAAACTCTCTCGCCCCTGCAAGCCTTTTTGACCCATGCCGCACTCGAAGCGGGCGACAACATGGCCGCCGCCGGGCAGGACGCCATCCAGCTCATGACCGTGCACTCCAGCAAGGGCCTGGAGTTTGACTGCGTGTTCATCACCGGCATGGAGGAGGGCTTGTTCCCCCACGAAAACTCGATGAGCGACCACGACGGTCTGGAGGAAGAGCGCCGCCTGGCCTACGTGGCCATCACTCGCGCGCGCAAGCGCTTGTACCTTAGCCATTCGCAAACCCGGATGCTGCACGGGCAGACGCGCTTCAACCTCAAGAGTCGCTTTTTTGACGAGCTGCCCGAGGAATGCCTGAAGTACCTCACGCCCAAGCAGCAGGCCATGCCTGCAGGTGGTGGCATCGGGGGCAGTTTTGGCGGTGGAAGCTATGGCGGCGGGTCCGGCAACAGCTGGGGTGGTGGTGGCTATGCTACAAATTCAGGAGCTGCTCGCGCATATTCTACGGGCGCTGGAAGTGCATTTGGCTCGTATTCGGCCCCGCAAAAAGAGGTGGTGCGCAAAGAGGAGCCCACCGGCCTGCGCAAGGGGCAAAAGGTGTTCCACGCCAAGTTCGGCGAGGGCACCGTGCTCACGTTGGAAGGCGCGGGCGACGATGCGCGCGCCCAGATCAACTTCCCCCGCCACGGCACCAAGTGGCTCGCCCTGAGCGTGGCCAAACTCACGCCGTTGCCTTGA
- a CDS encoding antibiotic biosynthesis monooxygenase family protein has protein sequence MDIANTPPAPYYAVIFTSLRTAVDEGYGDMAEKMVALAAQQPGFLGVESARDGLGITVSYWKDLESIRAWKAHAEHQVAQQLGHEKWYAAFKTRIAKVERDYSL, from the coding sequence TTGGACATTGCGAACACCCCACCGGCGCCGTACTACGCCGTCATCTTCACCAGCCTGCGTACCGCCGTCGATGAGGGCTATGGCGACATGGCCGAAAAGATGGTGGCGCTCGCCGCGCAGCAGCCCGGTTTTCTGGGCGTGGAATCTGCGCGCGACGGGCTAGGCATTACCGTGTCGTACTGGAAAGATCTCGAGTCCATCCGCGCCTGGAAGGCCCATGCCGAGCATCAGGTGGCCCAGCAACTGGGCCACGAAAAATGGTACGCAGCCTTCAAGACCCGTATCGCCAAAGTGGAGCGGGATTACAGCCTTTAG
- a CDS encoding NAD(P)-dependent oxidoreductase translates to MKIALLGIGLMGFPMGRRLCEAGHTVHVWNRTPAKAERLIAFGAIVHPTAAHAVAEADMVITMLDHGGIVSHVLFELGAADAIQQGTLLVDMSSIKPVEARDHAARLSERGVDYLDAPVSGGTLGAEQGTLAIMAGGKATNFERAMPVLKIFGRPTHVGPIGSGQLTKLANQMIVGATIGIVAEALLLCERGGANMGKVKEAITGGFADSRILQVHGQRMVDRDFAPRARMTVQIKDLRNALATASEVGFDAPITTLFEKLYAEGIEHGLSDLDHAGLFVELASRNGMS, encoded by the coding sequence ATGAAAATAGCACTTCTCGGCATCGGTCTCATGGGGTTCCCCATGGGGCGCCGCCTTTGTGAAGCCGGCCACACTGTCCACGTCTGGAACCGTACCCCCGCCAAAGCGGAACGCCTCATCGCCTTCGGCGCCATCGTTCATCCCACCGCCGCCCATGCCGTTGCTGAAGCTGACATGGTCATCACCATGCTGGACCACGGCGGCATCGTCAGCCATGTGCTGTTTGAATTGGGCGCGGCAGACGCTATTCAGCAGGGCACCTTGCTGGTGGACATGTCTTCTATCAAGCCCGTAGAAGCCCGCGATCATGCCGCCCGCCTGAGCGAGCGCGGTGTGGACTACCTGGATGCGCCTGTCTCCGGCGGCACGCTGGGGGCCGAGCAAGGTACGCTGGCCATCATGGCCGGTGGCAAGGCCACCAACTTCGAGCGGGCTATGCCGGTGCTCAAAATCTTCGGCCGCCCCACCCATGTGGGGCCCATCGGCTCCGGCCAACTTACCAAGCTTGCCAACCAGATGATCGTAGGCGCCACCATCGGCATCGTGGCAGAAGCCCTGCTGCTCTGTGAACGCGGCGGTGCCAATATGGGCAAGGTGAAAGAAGCAATCACCGGCGGCTTTGCGGACAGCCGCATCCTGCAGGTCCACGGCCAGCGCATGGTGGACCGCGACTTTGCACCCCGCGCCCGCATGACGGTGCAAATCAAGGACCTGCGTAACGCCTTGGCCACGGCCTCTGAAGTCGGCTTTGATGCGCCGATTACTACGTTGTTTGAAAAGTTGTATGCCGAAGGCATCGAGCACGGCCTGTCCGACCTGGACCACGCCGGCTTGTTTGTGGAGTTGGCCAGCCGCAACGGCATGTCCTGA
- a CDS encoding DEAD/DEAH box helicase, which produces MTDAFEVTGEFAPAENLSVSATSVETSIESEAVEAAAPEVPNGFVELGLAPALVQACKDLGYTQPTTVQQKTIPMAMAGVGSDKVGKFVDLMVSSQTGSGKTAAFLLPVLHTLLTQQAEAEEAERAEYEQACADAAAKGEPAPKRAKRKDPTNPRNFKAPTPGALIVCPTRELAQQVAHDAIDLVQHCRGLRVANIVGGMPYQLQIAKLQNANLVVATPGRLLDLQRSMQIKLDQVQFLVVDEADRMLDLGFSDDLAEINQLTIDRKQTMMFSATFAPRIQQLAARVMREPQRVTIDSPQEKHANIKQVLFWADNAQHKRKLLDHWLRDTTINQAVVFASTQIECDGLANDLQQDGFSAVALHGALSQGLRNRRLMALRQGQVQILVATDVAARGIDVPTITHVFNFGLPMKAEDYTHRIGRTGRAGRDGLAVTFAEFRDRRKIFDIEAYSRQPIKPETIPGLEPQQRAPESRPSFGGRGRGGDFQPRERKFGGPREGGFGGGQRDGAPREGGYGAVRGFGGRPEGGGNRGFGENSRDFGGASREGFSYERKGGFNDRFAGQGAPRGDAPRGDARPPRGDFQPRGDFGAPRGDFGAPRGDFAARKPAGFAKPGNGGKVFVPRDAKKRPARNFD; this is translated from the coding sequence ATGACTGACGCTTTTGAAGTGACAGGCGAATTCGCGCCTGCCGAAAACCTTTCCGTTTCCGCAACATCCGTGGAAACTTCCATCGAGTCCGAAGCTGTAGAAGCTGCGGCACCTGAGGTCCCTAACGGTTTCGTCGAGCTCGGATTGGCGCCCGCTTTGGTGCAGGCGTGTAAAGACCTGGGCTACACCCAGCCCACCACCGTGCAGCAAAAGACCATTCCCATGGCCATGGCAGGTGTGGGCTCCGACAAGGTCGGTAAATTTGTTGACCTGATGGTGTCCAGCCAGACCGGTTCCGGCAAGACTGCCGCATTCTTGTTGCCTGTGTTGCACACCTTGTTGACCCAGCAAGCCGAAGCTGAAGAAGCTGAGCGCGCTGAGTATGAACAAGCGTGCGCTGATGCAGCCGCCAAGGGCGAACCCGCTCCCAAGCGTGCCAAGCGCAAAGACCCTACCAACCCCCGCAACTTCAAGGCTCCTACTCCTGGCGCCCTGATCGTTTGCCCTACCCGCGAACTGGCCCAGCAAGTGGCGCACGACGCGATTGATTTGGTGCAACACTGCCGTGGCCTTCGCGTAGCCAACATTGTGGGTGGCATGCCTTACCAGTTGCAAATTGCCAAGCTGCAAAACGCCAACTTGGTGGTGGCTACTCCTGGCCGTTTGTTGGACCTGCAACGCTCCATGCAAATCAAGCTCGACCAAGTCCAGTTTCTGGTGGTGGACGAAGCCGACCGTATGTTGGACCTCGGCTTCTCCGATGACCTGGCTGAAATCAACCAGCTCACCATCGACCGCAAGCAGACCATGATGTTCAGCGCCACTTTCGCACCCCGCATCCAGCAACTGGCTGCCCGTGTGATGCGCGAACCCCAGCGCGTGACGATCGACAGCCCGCAGGAAAAGCACGCCAACATCAAGCAAGTGCTGTTCTGGGCTGACAACGCCCAGCACAAGCGCAAGCTGCTGGACCACTGGCTGCGTGACACCACTATTAACCAAGCGGTTGTGTTTGCCAGCACCCAGATCGAGTGCGATGGCTTGGCCAACGACTTGCAGCAAGACGGCTTCTCCGCTGTGGCCCTGCACGGCGCTTTGAGCCAAGGCTTGCGTAACCGCCGCCTGATGGCTTTGCGCCAAGGTCAGGTGCAGATTCTGGTGGCTACCGATGTGGCTGCTCGCGGTATCGACGTGCCCACTATCACCCACGTGTTCAACTTCGGTTTGCCGATGAAGGCTGAGGACTACACCCACCGTATCGGTCGTACCGGTCGTGCAGGTCGTGATGGTTTGGCCGTGACATTCGCCGAGTTCCGCGACCGTCGCAAGATTTTTGATATCGAGGCTTACAGCCGTCAGCCGATCAAGCCAGAGACGATTCCCGGCTTGGAACCCCAGCAGCGCGCTCCTGAGTCGCGCCCCAGCTTCGGTGGCCGTGGCCGCGGTGGTGACTTCCAGCCTCGCGAACGCAAGTTCGGTGGCCCACGTGAAGGCGGCTTCGGTGGCGGACAGCGTGATGGCGCTCCCCGTGAAGGTGGCTACGGTGCGGTGCGCGGTTTCGGCGGACGCCCTGAAGGCGGCGGCAACCGTGGTTTCGGTGAAAACTCCCGTGATTTCGGTGGCGCTTCTCGTGAAGGCTTCAGCTACGAGCGCAAGGGTGGTTTCAATGATCGCTTTGCCGGTCAAGGCGCGCCCCGTGGCGATGCACCCCGCGGTGATGCACGTCCTCCGCGTGGTGACTTCCAACCCCGTGGCGACTTCGGCGCACCTCGCGGTGACTTTGGTGCCCCGCGTGGCGACTTCGCAGCCCGCAAGCCTGCTGGCTTTGCCAAGCCTGGTAACGGCGGCAAGGTTTTCGTGCCCCGCGATGCCAAGAAGCGTCCCGCACGCAACTTCGACTAA
- a CDS encoding PhoX family protein, with the protein MTDNTRSSSDIFNNEDSNTTANPHIEQIMSARLNRRGLLLGGMGAAATSLFGAGALTGCATASTGAGTAAAMTAPLNTLGFTAVAKSLADKVVVPAGYDVQVIYALGDPLKAGTAAFKNDGTDTDWDNRAGDHHDGMEYFGLDSNGKPSANGISRGLLAVNHEATTDQKLSSFFIHTNGGVSTLPRPAAEVEKELSIHGLSVVEIEAKAGQWSYKQASSYNRRITPTTEVIISGPAKGSEHLVTKFSPDATRARGTLNNCGTGKTPWGTFVSGEENWFGYFHRDAKDDDRRGKKDKAVTGLVRYGRPAGAASRHGWESAGADDKFVRWNNGALAANAKADYRNEMNTFGFVVEMDAYDGQQLVRKRTGLGRFAHESVSFAKAVSGQPIVAYMGDDSRGEYMYKFVSAAKWDAADANASNRIAVGDKYLDKGTLFVASFKDDGTGTWIELSMNNPIVAANPDFEFKSDADVAIFTRLAADAVSATKMDRPEWGGINPRTGDFYMTLTNNSNRTVDGDMGADAANPRVYSDMKNGKESKGNVNGHIIRVAQANPADTAFKWDIYLFASEADADKTKVNLSNLTDENDMSAPDGLAFSPATGLCWIQTDDSAYTDKTNCMLLAGIPGKVGDGGKKSLSYKRPDGSEKRVDTYMGKSQSPDILKRFLVGPVDCEITGLCETPDGKALFINIQHPGENTPMADIGNPAKYTSQWPANAGYGAGKRPRSATIVITKKDGGVIGS; encoded by the coding sequence ATGACCGACAACACCCGCTCCTCCAGCGACATTTTCAACAACGAAGACTCCAACACCACCGCGAACCCGCATATCGAGCAGATCATGTCGGCCCGCCTGAACCGCCGCGGCCTGCTGCTGGGCGGCATGGGCGCAGCAGCCACATCGCTCTTTGGTGCTGGCGCGCTGACCGGTTGCGCTACAGCGTCCACCGGCGCGGGTACTGCAGCTGCCATGACTGCACCCCTGAACACCTTGGGCTTTACTGCTGTCGCCAAGAGCTTGGCCGACAAAGTGGTGGTGCCTGCTGGCTATGACGTGCAAGTGATTTACGCGCTGGGCGACCCGCTGAAGGCTGGCACCGCCGCGTTCAAGAATGACGGCACTGACACCGACTGGGACAACCGGGCTGGCGACCACCATGACGGCATGGAGTACTTTGGTTTGGATTCCAACGGCAAGCCTTCTGCCAACGGCATCAGCCGCGGCCTGTTGGCGGTGAACCACGAAGCCACCACCGATCAGAAACTGAGCTCCTTCTTCATTCACACCAACGGCGGTGTGAGCACCCTGCCCCGCCCCGCTGCGGAAGTAGAAAAAGAATTGTCCATCCACGGCCTGTCGGTCGTGGAAATTGAAGCCAAAGCCGGCCAGTGGAGCTACAAGCAAGCCTCCAGCTACAACCGCCGCATCACCCCCACTACCGAAGTCATCATCAGCGGTCCCGCCAAAGGCAGCGAGCACCTGGTAACCAAATTCAGCCCAGACGCTACCCGCGCTCGTGGCACCCTGAACAACTGCGGTACCGGTAAGACACCTTGGGGCACTTTTGTGTCCGGCGAAGAAAACTGGTTCGGCTACTTCCACCGCGATGCCAAGGATGATGATCGCCGTGGCAAGAAGGACAAAGCAGTCACTGGCTTGGTGCGCTACGGCCGCCCTGCCGGTGCTGCCAGCCGCCATGGCTGGGAGAGCGCAGGCGCTGACGACAAATTTGTGCGCTGGAACAACGGTGCGTTGGCCGCCAACGCCAAAGCCGACTACCGCAACGAAATGAACACCTTCGGCTTCGTGGTGGAAATGGACGCCTACGACGGCCAGCAATTGGTGCGCAAGCGCACCGGCTTGGGCCGATTCGCCCACGAGAGCGTGAGCTTTGCCAAGGCCGTGTCTGGCCAACCTATCGTGGCCTACATGGGTGACGATTCCCGCGGTGAATACATGTACAAGTTTGTGTCCGCAGCCAAGTGGGACGCTGCTGACGCCAACGCCAGCAACCGCATCGCTGTGGGCGACAAGTACCTCGACAAGGGCACCTTGTTTGTCGCAAGCTTCAAGGACGACGGCACTGGCACCTGGATTGAGTTGTCCATGAACAACCCGATCGTTGCTGCCAACCCCGACTTCGAATTCAAGTCCGACGCTGACGTGGCCATCTTCACCCGTTTGGCTGCCGACGCGGTCAGCGCAACCAAGATGGACCGCCCTGAGTGGGGTGGCATCAACCCACGCACTGGCGACTTCTACATGACGCTGACCAACAACAGCAACCGCACCGTAGACGGCGACATGGGTGCAGACGCTGCCAACCCCCGCGTTTACAGTGACATGAAGAACGGCAAGGAAAGCAAGGGCAACGTCAACGGCCACATCATCCGCGTGGCGCAAGCCAACCCGGCTGACACCGCCTTCAAGTGGGACATCTACTTGTTCGCGTCGGAGGCTGATGCCGACAAGACCAAGGTCAACCTGTCCAACCTGACCGACGAGAACGACATGTCTGCTCCCGATGGCTTGGCTTTCAGCCCTGCTACCGGCCTGTGCTGGATCCAAACCGATGACAGTGCTTACACCGACAAGACCAACTGCATGTTGCTGGCCGGCATCCCCGGCAAGGTGGGCGATGGCGGCAAGAAGTCTCTGAGCTACAAGCGCCCTGACGGCAGCGAAAAGCGTGTTGATACCTACATGGGCAAGTCCCAGTCGCCTGACATCCTCAAGCGCTTCCTCGTCGGCCCCGTGGACTGCGAAATCACCGGACTGTGCGAAACACCGGACGGCAAGGCGTTGTTCATCAACATCCAACACCCCGGCGAAAACACACCGATGGCTGACATTGGCAACCCCGCCAAGTACACCAGCCAGTGGCCTGCCAATGCGGGCTACGGCGCCGGCAAGCGCCCCCGCTCTGCCACCATCGTGATCACCAAGAAAGACGGCGGCGTGATCGGTAGCTAA
- a CDS encoding choice-of-anchor C family PEP-CTERM protein, giving the protein MNTTKKWLAGLAFVTLAPLASAAPNLIVNGSFEANSINFTGGFSTLAAGSNALTGWNITSGSVDLINTYWNPSQGHYSLDLSGETDGTISQSFATVVGQTYKVSFDMAGNPDDGDKVKYLQVGLSNLPIYEFDTTGRSHTNMGWTTKSFVFQAVTGQSTLHFTGLQESAYGVALDNISVSAVPEPESFAMLLAGLGLIGAAVRRKRNAASV; this is encoded by the coding sequence ATGAACACTACTAAAAAATGGTTGGCTGGCTTGGCCTTTGTTACGCTGGCACCTTTGGCATCTGCAGCGCCTAACCTGATTGTCAACGGCAGTTTCGAGGCCAACAGCATCAACTTTACTGGCGGCTTCAGCACTCTGGCCGCGGGCAGCAATGCATTGACTGGTTGGAATATCACTTCAGGTTCTGTGGACTTGATCAATACCTATTGGAACCCCTCCCAAGGCCACTACAGCCTTGACCTCAGCGGCGAAACCGATGGCACGATCTCTCAGAGTTTTGCAACCGTAGTCGGTCAAACATACAAGGTGTCTTTCGACATGGCCGGCAACCCGGACGACGGCGATAAAGTTAAGTATCTGCAAGTCGGCCTGAGCAATTTGCCGATTTACGAGTTCGACACTACCGGCCGAAGCCACACCAACATGGGCTGGACTACCAAGTCCTTTGTCTTCCAAGCGGTTACCGGCCAAAGTACTTTGCACTTCACCGGATTGCAAGAGTCTGCTTACGGCGTAGCGCTGGACAACATCTCGGTCTCCGCAGTTCCGGAGCCAGAGTCGTTTGCCATGTTGCTTGCAGGCTTGGGCCTGATCGGCGCCGCAGTGCGCCGCAAGCGCAACGCTGCTTCGGTCTAA
- a CDS encoding GMP reductase: protein MEIFDYDNILLLPRKCRVESRSECDAGVELGSRKFRLPVVPANMKTVVDESICEWLARNGYFYVMHRFDLDNVKFVQEMHAKDLFASISLGVKKPDYATVDQLVALGLTPEYITIDIAHGHADSVRDMIIYLKKHLPGSFVIAGNVATPEAVIDLENWGADATKVGVGPGKVCITKLKTGFGTGGWQLSALKWCARVATKPIIADGGIRSHGDIAKSIRFGASMVMIGSLFAGHEESPGKTVEVDGAMFKEYYGSASDFNKGEYKHVEGKRILEPIKGKLADTLIEMEQDVQSSISYAGGKKLMDIRKVNYVTLGGDNAGEHLLM, encoded by the coding sequence ATGGAAATTTTTGACTACGACAACATCCTCTTGCTGCCCCGCAAATGCCGGGTGGAGAGCCGTTCTGAATGCGATGCCGGCGTCGAGCTGGGCAGCCGCAAATTCCGCCTGCCGGTAGTACCCGCCAACATGAAAACCGTGGTGGACGAGTCCATCTGCGAATGGCTGGCGCGCAATGGCTACTTTTACGTGATGCACCGCTTTGACCTGGACAACGTGAAGTTTGTGCAGGAGATGCACGCCAAGGACCTGTTTGCCTCCATCTCGTTGGGCGTGAAGAAGCCGGACTACGCCACGGTAGACCAGTTGGTGGCTCTGGGCCTGACACCCGAGTACATCACTATCGACATCGCCCACGGCCATGCCGACAGCGTGCGCGACATGATTATTTACCTCAAGAAACACCTGCCCGGCAGCTTTGTGATCGCCGGCAACGTGGCCACACCCGAGGCGGTGATCGACCTGGAAAACTGGGGTGCGGACGCCACCAAGGTCGGCGTGGGCCCGGGCAAGGTGTGTATCACCAAGCTCAAGACCGGTTTCGGCACCGGCGGCTGGCAGCTCAGCGCGCTCAAGTGGTGTGCCCGTGTGGCGACCAAGCCCATCATTGCGGACGGCGGCATCCGCAGCCATGGTGACATTGCCAAGAGCATCCGCTTCGGCGCGAGCATGGTCATGATCGGCTCCCTGTTTGCTGGTCACGAAGAGTCGCCCGGCAAGACCGTGGAAGTCGATGGCGCCATGTTCAAGGAGTACTACGGCTCGGCCAGCGACTTCAACAAGGGCGAATACAAGCACGTCGAAGGCAAGCGCATCCTCGAGCCAATCAAGGGCAAGCTGGCCGATACGCTGATTGAAATGGAGCAGGACGTGCAAAGCTCCATCAGCTATGCCGGTGGCAAGAAGCTCATGGACATCCGCAAGGTGAACTACGTGACCCTGGGCGGCGACAACGCGGGCGAGCACCTGCTGATGTAA
- the orn gene encoding oligoribonuclease, translated as MDESNTPIPATLIKSDKNLVWLDCEMTGLEPERDRLLEIAVIVTDPHLGQRVEGPVFVIHQSDALLNGMDAWNKGTHGKSGLIDKVKASTVTEAEAEAALIAFLSPYVPAGASPMCGNSIGQDRRFLVKYMPKLEAFFHYRNVDVSTLKELAKRWKPGVAESFKKQQKHTALADVTESIEELAHYREHFLKLN; from the coding sequence ATGGACGAATCAAACACCCCCATCCCCGCCACGCTCATCAAATCTGACAAAAACTTGGTCTGGTTGGACTGTGAAATGACGGGTCTTGAGCCTGAACGCGACCGACTTTTGGAAATTGCAGTGATCGTCACGGACCCCCACCTCGGCCAGCGGGTAGAGGGCCCCGTGTTTGTGATTCATCAATCGGACGCGCTGCTCAATGGCATGGATGCCTGGAACAAAGGTACCCACGGCAAAAGCGGCTTGATCGACAAAGTCAAAGCATCTACCGTCACCGAGGCAGAGGCAGAAGCGGCATTGATTGCTTTCTTGAGCCCTTATGTGCCTGCGGGCGCATCACCCATGTGCGGCAACTCGATCGGCCAGGACCGCCGCTTTCTGGTGAAGTACATGCCCAAACTGGAAGCGTTCTTTCACTACCGCAATGTGGACGTCAGCACGCTTAAGGAGCTGGCCAAACGCTGGAAGCCCGGGGTTGCCGAGTCCTTCAAAAAGCAGCAAAAGCACACCGCTTTGGCCGACGTCACTGAGTCCATCGAAGAGCTAGCACACTACCGTGAGCACTTTCTCAAACTAAATTAG
- a CDS encoding choice-of-anchor C family PEP-CTERM protein, which yields MKNLHSIALAVALAAGSAHAQSANLVANGSFEAQSVVNTGIGFDTFTSAGQGLTGWTVNLRSVDLVSTLWAASNGQNSLDLNGLGKGVISQVLHTVIGQTYTLSFDLAGNRAAGDVIKGLSVNVGPTGTYTFDTTGKSYSNMGWTTYTTQFAAVSTSTTLSFSSMTSGPAGPALDNISVSAVPEPETYALLLAGLGLMGAVARRRKAR from the coding sequence ATGAAAAATTTACATTCGATCGCTCTGGCAGTTGCACTGGCAGCTGGCTCGGCCCACGCCCAATCCGCCAATTTGGTGGCGAACGGTAGCTTCGAAGCCCAATCCGTTGTGAACACGGGGATTGGTTTTGACACATTTACATCCGCAGGGCAGGGGCTGACTGGCTGGACCGTGAATCTTCGTTCGGTGGACCTAGTGAGCACTTTGTGGGCCGCTTCAAATGGCCAGAACAGCCTCGATCTGAACGGCCTCGGCAAGGGCGTGATTTCGCAGGTGCTGCACACCGTGATCGGCCAGACCTACACCCTGTCTTTTGACCTGGCTGGCAACCGTGCCGCTGGCGATGTCATCAAAGGCTTGTCGGTCAACGTGGGACCTACTGGCACCTACACCTTTGACACCACCGGGAAGTCCTATTCCAACATGGGTTGGACCACCTACACCACCCAGTTTGCCGCTGTGAGCACTAGCACGACCCTGAGCTTCTCCAGCATGACCAGTGGTCCTGCGGGCCCTGCACTCGATAACATTTCGGTGAGCGCTGTGCCTGAGCCAGAAACCTATGCGCTGCTGCTGGCAGGCCTTGGCCTGATGGGTGCGGTAGCACGTCGACGCAAAGCACGCTAA